ATAACGCTTTTATGCACATCCACCCTTATCGCCCAAGAAACCTTCGCACCCCCCAAAGGCATCATAGCACAGATCGGGAAAGGACGAGTTGGCGATGTTCAGTATTCCGCAGACGGCACACGGATCGACATCATCAGTGGGACAGGCATTTGGATATACGATGCAACAACATTGCAACTCACCAGCGTTATCCCTAACACTCCGAGGCTGTATAACTCCGGATTTCCCCCAGGTATCAACGTCATCGCACGTAGCGATACTTTTGACTACTTACATATCTGGTATCTCGATACATTCTCACAAGCACTACAAGACATTGAATTTGTCGCCGGTATCTGCTTCACCTACGACCCAGAAATGGGAAAAATCGCAATCGGTAGTGGAGAAAGTACCACTCGTATATGGGACGCTAAAACTGGAAAGTTAGAGAGAACACTTCAGAGAACAGACGAGAAAGAAACATTCATTCACAGCATAGCGTTCTCACCAGATGGAACGCTACTCGCCGCTGGAGACGGACCGGACACTATCTCCATTTGGGATACAGCAACCGGGGAACGCAAACACGAACTTAAAGGACACACTAATACTGTAAAAAACATGGCGTTCAGTCTGGACGGCAGCGCGTTGGCAAGTATCAGTGGGGACAGCAACATCTTTCTGTGGGATACAAAAACATGGCAACACATAGACACCCTTACCGGCGATATGACAGGTATAGAGCGTATCGCCTATAGTCAGGATGGCGAACTTTTAGCCGCAGGATGTAGAGACGGACGTATCCATTTGTGGGATGCAAACACAGGTAAACTCCGCAAAATTCTCACCGCACACCAAAGCCGTATTTCGGCTGTCGTCTTCGTTAAGGATTCGTCTACACTCGTCAGTTGCAGCGAACATGGCACCCTACGTAAGTGGGATGTCAATACCGGTGAAAATACGCTGTCAGTGGAAAATGATTACGACACTTTCTCCAAATTCGCATTGAGTCACGATGGGAAAAAACTCGCAGCTCTGAGTGAGTCTAACACCCCGTATCTATTCGATATCACAGTGCCCAGATCACCAAAACTGGTAAAGAGAATCCACACCAGGGGTGCTGCAGATATTGCCTTTAGTCCGGATGGAAAAACAATCGCCACGATGGAAACCGACGAGATCGCTTATTTATGGGACATGAAAATAGATATACC
The nucleotide sequence above comes from Candidatus Poribacteria bacterium. Encoded proteins:
- a CDS encoding WD40 repeat domain-containing protein; this translates as MKNRLPLILIPLWITLLCTSTLIAQETFAPPKGIIAQIGKGRVGDVQYSADGTRIDIISGTGIWIYDATTLQLTSVIPNTPRLYNSGFPPGINVIARSDTFDYLHIWYLDTFSQALQDIEFVAGICFTYDPEMGKIAIGSGESTTRIWDAKTGKLERTLQRTDEKETFIHSIAFSPDGTLLAAGDGPDTISIWDTATGERKHELKGHTNTVKNMAFSLDGSALASISGDSNIFLWDTKTWQHIDTLTGDMTGIERIAYSQDGELLAAGCRDGRIHLWDANTGKLRKILTAHQSRISAVVFVKDSSTLVSCSEHGTLRKWDVNTGENTLSVENDYDTFSKFALSHDGKKLAALSESNTPYLFDITVPRSPKLVKRIHTRGAADIAFSPDGKTIATMETDEIAYLWDMKIDIPKHLNGILTEINTTLWGMKIDRPKLSFKGHTAQIACIAFSPDGKTFATGGFDNTLRLWDTTTGKAKIIKEHKGWVESLAFSPDGKTIASGSEDTTVRLWDTNTGEQKRVMRGPTRGIVSLAFSPDGKTIAAAAYDPNIYLWDVDTGERQPFPHTHKRGIITLAFSPDGKLLVTADAAGIMKIYDVSGKKLLRMFDIGNGRVENLEFIMDGKILVSVCGGVITLWDMTR